A genome region from Canis lupus dingo isolate Sandy chromosome 7, ASM325472v2, whole genome shotgun sequence includes the following:
- the PLXNA2 gene encoding plexin-A2 isoform X4 yields MRTRRICVLVPAPLRMEQRRPWPRAAEVDSWSVVLLSVVWVLLAPGAAGMPQFSTFHSENRDWTFNHLTVHRGTGAVYVGAINRVYKLTGNLTIQVAHKTGPEEDNKSCYPPLIVQPCSEVLTLTNNVNKLLIIDYSENRLLACGSLYQGVCKLLRLDDLFILVEPSHKKEHYLSSVNKTGTMYGVIVRSDGEDGKLFIGTAVDGKQDYFPTLSSRKLPRDPESSAMLDYELHSDFVSSLIKIPSDTLALVSHFDIFYIYGFASGGFVYFLTVQPETPEGVAINSAGDLFYTSRIVRLCKDDPKFHSYVSLPFGCTRAGVEYRLLQAAYLAKPGDSLAQAFNISSRDDVLFAIFSKGQKQYHHPPDDSALCAFPIRAINLQIKERLQSCYQGEGNLELNWLLGKDVQCTKAPVPIDDNFCGLDINQPLGGSTPVEGLTLYTTSRDRMTSVASYVYNGYSVVFVGTKSGKLKKIRADGPPHGGVQYEMVSVLKDGSPILRDMAFSIDQRYLYIMSERQAGRPEH; encoded by the exons ATGAGAACCCGGAGGATCTGTGTCCTCGTCCCCGCCCCACTCAGGATGGAACAGAGGAGGCCCTGGCCACGGGCTGCAGAGGTTGACAGCTGGTCTGTGGTCCTGCTCTCTGTGGTCTGGGTGCTGCTGGCCCCCGGGGCCGCCGGCATGCCCCAGTTCAGCACCTTCCACTCCGAGAACCGGGACTGGACCTTCAACCACCTGACCGTCCACCGAGGCACGGGGGCGGTGTACGTGGGGGCCATCAACCGGGTGTACAAGCTGACGGGCAACCTGACCATCCAGGTGGCTCACAAGACGGGGCCGGAGGAGGACAACAAGTCCTGCTACCCGCCGCTCATCGTGCAGCCCTGCAGCGAGGTGCTGACCCTCACCAACAACGTCAACAAGCTGCTCATCATCGACTACTCGGAGAACCGCCTGCTGGCGTGCGGCAGCCTCTACCAGGGGGTGTGCAAGCTGCTGCGGCTCGACGACCTCTTCATCCTGGTGGAGCCGTCGCACAAGAAGGAGCACTACCTGTCCAGCGTCAACAAGACGGGCACGATGTACGGCGTGATCGTGCGCTCCGACGGCGAGGACGGCAAGCTGTTCATCGGCACCGCCGTGGACGGCAAGCAGGATTACTTCCCCACCCTGTCCAGCAGGAAGCTGCCCCGCGACCCCGAGTCCTCTGCCATGCTCGACTACGAGCTGCACAGCGACTTCGTCTCCTCCCTCATCAAGATCCCCTCCGACACCCTGGCCCTGGTCTCCCACTTCGACATCTTCTACATCTACGGCTTCGCCAGCGGGGGCTTCGTCTACTTCCTGACGGTGCAGCCCGAGACCCCCGAGGGTGTGGCCATCAACTCGGCGGGGGACCTGTTCTACACCTCCCGCATCGTGCGCCTCTGCAAGGACGACCCCAAGTTCCACTCATACGTGTCCCTGCCCTTCGGCTGCACCCGGGCGGGTGTGGAGTACCGCCTCCTGCAGGCCGCTTACCTGGCCAAGCCCGGGGACTCCCTGGCCCAGGCCTTCAATATCAGCAGCCGGGATGACGTGCTCTTTGCCATCTTCTCCAAAGGGCAGAAGCAGTATCACCACCCTCCCGACGACTCTGCCCTCTGTGCCTTCCCCATCCGGGCCATCAACCTGCAGATCAAGGAGCGCCTGCAGTCCTGCTACCAGGGCGAGGGCAACCTGGAGCTCAACTGGCTGCTGGGGAAGGACGTCCAGTGCACCAAGGCG CCGGTCCCCATCGATGACAACTTCTGCGGGCTGGACATCAACCAGCCGCTTGGAGGCTCCACTCCAGTGGAGGGCCTGACCCTGTACACCACCAGCCGGGACCGCATGACCTCAGTGGCCTCCTACGTTTACAATGGTTACAGCGTGGTTTTTGTGGGGACCAAGAGCGGCAAGCTGAAAAAG
- the PLXNA2 gene encoding plexin-A2 isoform X5, translating to MRTRRICVLVPAPLRMEQRRPWPRAAEVDSWSVVLLSVVWVLLAPGAAGMPQFSTFHSENRDWTFNHLTVHRGTGAVYVGAINRVYKLTGNLTIQVAHKTGPEEDNKSCYPPLIVQPCSEVLTLTNNVNKLLIIDYSENRLLACGSLYQGVCKLLRLDDLFILVEPSHKKEHYLSSVNKTGTMYGVIVRSDGEDGKLFIGTAVDGKQDYFPTLSSRKLPRDPESSAMLDYELHSDFVSSLIKIPSDTLALVSHFDIFYIYGFASGGFVYFLTVQPETPEGVAINSAGDLFYTSRIVRLCKDDPKFHSYVSLPFGCTRAGVEYRLLQAAYLAKPGDSLAQAFNISSRDDVLFAIFSKGQKQYHHPPDDSALCAFPIRAINLQIKERLQSCYQGEGNLELNWLLGKDVQCTKAPVPIDDNFCGLDINQPLGGSTPVEGLTLYTTSRDRMTSVASYVYNGYSVVFVGTKSGKLKKIRADGPPHGGVQYEMVSVLKDGSPILRDMAFSIDQRYLYIMSERQRPV from the exons ATGAGAACCCGGAGGATCTGTGTCCTCGTCCCCGCCCCACTCAGGATGGAACAGAGGAGGCCCTGGCCACGGGCTGCAGAGGTTGACAGCTGGTCTGTGGTCCTGCTCTCTGTGGTCTGGGTGCTGCTGGCCCCCGGGGCCGCCGGCATGCCCCAGTTCAGCACCTTCCACTCCGAGAACCGGGACTGGACCTTCAACCACCTGACCGTCCACCGAGGCACGGGGGCGGTGTACGTGGGGGCCATCAACCGGGTGTACAAGCTGACGGGCAACCTGACCATCCAGGTGGCTCACAAGACGGGGCCGGAGGAGGACAACAAGTCCTGCTACCCGCCGCTCATCGTGCAGCCCTGCAGCGAGGTGCTGACCCTCACCAACAACGTCAACAAGCTGCTCATCATCGACTACTCGGAGAACCGCCTGCTGGCGTGCGGCAGCCTCTACCAGGGGGTGTGCAAGCTGCTGCGGCTCGACGACCTCTTCATCCTGGTGGAGCCGTCGCACAAGAAGGAGCACTACCTGTCCAGCGTCAACAAGACGGGCACGATGTACGGCGTGATCGTGCGCTCCGACGGCGAGGACGGCAAGCTGTTCATCGGCACCGCCGTGGACGGCAAGCAGGATTACTTCCCCACCCTGTCCAGCAGGAAGCTGCCCCGCGACCCCGAGTCCTCTGCCATGCTCGACTACGAGCTGCACAGCGACTTCGTCTCCTCCCTCATCAAGATCCCCTCCGACACCCTGGCCCTGGTCTCCCACTTCGACATCTTCTACATCTACGGCTTCGCCAGCGGGGGCTTCGTCTACTTCCTGACGGTGCAGCCCGAGACCCCCGAGGGTGTGGCCATCAACTCGGCGGGGGACCTGTTCTACACCTCCCGCATCGTGCGCCTCTGCAAGGACGACCCCAAGTTCCACTCATACGTGTCCCTGCCCTTCGGCTGCACCCGGGCGGGTGTGGAGTACCGCCTCCTGCAGGCCGCTTACCTGGCCAAGCCCGGGGACTCCCTGGCCCAGGCCTTCAATATCAGCAGCCGGGATGACGTGCTCTTTGCCATCTTCTCCAAAGGGCAGAAGCAGTATCACCACCCTCCCGACGACTCTGCCCTCTGTGCCTTCCCCATCCGGGCCATCAACCTGCAGATCAAGGAGCGCCTGCAGTCCTGCTACCAGGGCGAGGGCAACCTGGAGCTCAACTGGCTGCTGGGGAAGGACGTCCAGTGCACCAAGGCG CCGGTCCCCATCGATGACAACTTCTGCGGGCTGGACATCAACCAGCCGCTTGGAGGCTCCACTCCAGTGGAGGGCCTGACCCTGTACACCACCAGCCGGGACCGCATGACCTCAGTGGCCTCCTACGTTTACAATGGTTACAGCGTGGTTTTTGTGGGGACCAAGAGCGGCAAGCTGAAAAAG